The Candidatus Nanopelagicales bacterium DNA window CAAGACCCGACTCCGCGACGGACTCATTCACCTACGAGATGCATTGGGGGTGACCTCATGAACGACCAGCTAAACGCGCACACTGACAGCGACGACGAGCACCTGCTCGTCGGGGCCTACGCAGTGGATGCCGTTGACGAGATCGAGCGCGTGCGCTTCGAGCGGCACCTGCAAACCTGTGAATCATGCGCGCAAGAACTTCCCGAATTGCGCGAAGCACTCGCCCGCGTCGGATCGGCCGAGGCGAGTGAACCGCCAGCAGGAATGCGTGCCGCAGTCCTAGCGCGGGTCGCCAACACCCGGCAGGTGCTGCCGCCGGTGTCCGCTGGTCGGCCGGCGACTGGGTCGGTCTCCACCGGCGCTGGTCGCGACATCAGGTCACCAAGAAGGCGCAGTCTGAACCTCCTGGCTGCGGCAGCCGTGGTGCTCGGCGTCGTCGCGGGCGGTGCAGGTCTCTACACGTACCAGCAGAACCAGGACGCTGACATCGTGACCGCACAGGCCAAGGAGGTCAACGCGGTGGTGACCGCGCCGGATGCGCGGTTGAAGTCGCTGACGTTTGACGATGGGGCCAAAGCTGCGGTCATCACGTCGGCCCAGAAGGGCCAGGCGGTCCTGCTCGCTCGAGATGTTCCCGCGTTGCCTGCCGATCGGGTCTACCAATCCTGGACGTTGGATGCTGCTGGCAACGCGACCCCGGCAGGGACCTGGTCGCCCGGCACTGACGGATCAGCTGCGGTGCCGCTGCAGGGCTATGAGCGGTCAACGGCTGCGATCGCCGTGACCGTTGAGCCCACTGGCGGATCCGCACAGCCCACCA harbors:
- a CDS encoding anti-sigma factor; amino-acid sequence: MNDQLNAHTDSDDEHLLVGAYAVDAVDEIERVRFERHLQTCESCAQELPELREALARVGSAEASEPPAGMRAAVLARVANTRQVLPPVSAGRPATGSVSTGAGRDIRSPRRRSLNLLAAAAVVLGVVAGGAGLYTYQQNQDADIVTAQAKEVNAVVTAPDARLKSLTFDDGAKAAVITSAQKGQAVLLARDVPALPADRVYQSWTLDAAGNATPAGTWSPGTDGSAAVPLQGYERSTAAIAVTVEPTGGSAQPTTKPIGAIQI